A genomic stretch from Novosphingobium resinovorum includes:
- a CDS encoding TonB-dependent receptor, whose protein sequence is MFSRSAFTSSMLAIAVAALPHVAAAQDAQAPAAENEGLGEIVVTATKRSEDSQKTATALQVFTPDQLKKNGIADVSGLTTVSPSLNIGASSGAAFLSIRGVASRDFTEIGDSAIAVSIDDQYLQRPTGINASFYDLERIEVLRGPQGTLYGRNATGGAVNIITKKPTDQLEGYVSVEGGNYDTINADAAVNIPIAQGVAMRASAVSRYNDGFRNNGDAGRGDSTNVKGGRVQFLLTPTDRLKVLLSGDYMHLGGSGAVYDGVKLTTVNGVVTTTPKDKAGAATHFDLSTRGKMDTTNIRALGRVDYDLDFATVSSITGYMKQDLFSRWDNDGQADKYYIYTRDEVSEDFSQELRIASNNKSGFIWQAGLYYFNEDLTLANFFDNDVSGSPVNLREYHYDVTTRSKAAFGQVSYDLLDNLRVSGGIRYTEDMKSRKGYSWVGSLTQDTSDGVAERTYGTDDTRAKWTKVTWHGGIDYTLSPENMIYAKVDSGYKSGGFNNFGLGNYDPETLIAYELGSKNRFFDDKLQVNLSAFWYDYKDQQVSQVIGADTIVVNAGKSRIKGIEAETVAALFAGSRIDFSVTYLDAKYRDFCTNKTTAGVCTVDYQGNYLVQSPKWSINAGIQQSFAALGGEFTARAQTQYRSEQWMSYYNRSTERQGSYTRTDLSLEYVPDDTNLSVQAYVRNLENSVVLTEAAQSGLYGAIRSQYAPPRTYGVRATFRW, encoded by the coding sequence ATGTTCAGCCGCAGTGCATTCACGAGTTCCATGCTGGCGATCGCCGTCGCCGCTTTGCCGCACGTCGCCGCCGCGCAGGATGCGCAGGCGCCCGCCGCCGAGAACGAAGGCCTGGGCGAGATCGTCGTCACCGCCACAAAGCGTTCGGAAGACTCCCAGAAGACCGCCACCGCGCTGCAGGTCTTCACGCCTGACCAGCTCAAGAAGAACGGCATTGCCGACGTCTCGGGCCTGACCACGGTTTCGCCCAGCCTCAACATCGGCGCCAGCTCGGGTGCGGCGTTCCTGTCGATCCGCGGCGTCGCCAGCCGCGACTTCACCGAGATCGGCGACAGCGCCATCGCGGTCAGCATCGATGACCAGTACCTGCAGCGCCCGACCGGCATCAACGCCAGCTTCTACGACCTGGAGCGCATCGAAGTGCTGCGCGGCCCGCAGGGCACGCTCTACGGCCGCAACGCCACCGGCGGCGCCGTGAACATCATCACCAAGAAGCCGACCGACCAGCTTGAGGGCTACGTCTCGGTCGAGGGCGGCAACTACGACACGATCAACGCCGACGCGGCCGTCAACATTCCCATTGCACAAGGCGTCGCGATGCGCGCCTCGGCGGTCTCGCGCTACAACGACGGCTTCCGCAACAACGGCGATGCCGGTCGCGGCGACAGCACCAACGTCAAGGGCGGCCGCGTGCAGTTCCTGCTGACGCCGACCGATCGCCTCAAGGTCCTGCTCAGCGGCGACTACATGCACCTGGGTGGTTCGGGCGCGGTCTACGACGGCGTCAAGCTGACCACCGTGAACGGCGTCGTCACCACCACCCCCAAGGACAAGGCCGGTGCGGCGACCCACTTCGACCTGAGCACGCGCGGCAAGATGGACACCACCAACATCCGTGCGCTTGGCCGCGTCGACTACGACCTCGACTTCGCGACCGTCAGCTCGATCACCGGCTACATGAAGCAGGACCTGTTCAGCCGCTGGGACAACGACGGCCAGGCCGACAAGTACTACATCTATACCCGTGACGAGGTGTCCGAGGACTTCAGCCAGGAGCTGCGCATCGCCTCGAACAACAAGTCGGGCTTCATCTGGCAGGCGGGTCTCTACTACTTCAACGAAGACCTGACGCTCGCCAACTTCTTCGACAACGACGTCAGCGGCTCGCCGGTCAACCTGCGCGAATACCACTATGACGTGACCACCCGCTCGAAAGCGGCGTTCGGCCAGGTGTCGTACGACCTGCTCGACAACCTGCGGGTCTCGGGCGGCATCCGCTACACCGAGGACATGAAGAGCCGCAAGGGCTACAGCTGGGTCGGCAGCCTGACGCAGGACACCAGCGACGGCGTTGCCGAGCGCACCTACGGCACCGACGACACCCGCGCGAAGTGGACCAAGGTGACCTGGCACGGCGGCATCGACTACACGCTCAGCCCTGAGAACATGATCTATGCCAAGGTCGACAGCGGCTACAAGTCGGGCGGCTTCAACAACTTCGGCCTCGGCAACTACGATCCCGAGACGCTGATCGCCTACGAACTCGGTTCGAAGAACCGCTTCTTCGACGACAAGCTGCAGGTGAACCTCAGCGCCTTCTGGTATGACTACAAGGACCAGCAGGTCTCGCAGGTCATCGGCGCCGACACGATCGTCGTCAACGCTGGCAAGTCGCGCATCAAGGGCATCGAGGCGGAGACCGTCGCGGCGCTGTTCGCGGGCAGCCGCATCGACTTCTCGGTCACTTATCTCGACGCCAAGTATCGCGACTTCTGCACCAACAAGACCACGGCCGGCGTCTGCACCGTGGACTACCAGGGCAACTACCTCGTCCAGTCGCCCAAGTGGTCGATCAACGCCGGCATCCAGCAGAGCTTCGCGGCGCTGGGCGGCGAGTTCACCGCGCGGGCGCAGACGCAGTACCGTTCGGAACAGTGGATGAGCTACTACAACCGCTCGACCGAACGCCAGGGTTCCTACACCCGCACCGACCTCAGCCTCGAGTACGTGCCGGACGATACGAACCTGTCGGTCCAGGCCTATGTCCGCAATCTCGAGAACAGCGTCGTGCTGACCGAGGCGGCGCAAAGCGGCCTCTACGGCGCCATCCGCA
- a CDS encoding SDR family oxidoreductase, which translates to MAIELVDRTILVSGGARGLGAAFAQACAEAGARLAIADIDGEGAASTAQQLRANGCDAEGFAVDIADADSVTALSAEVERRMGGIDGLLNNAALATGIGGKTFEEIDIDQWDQVMRINVRGTWLMTRAFAPMLRRSAKGGRVLNIASDTALWGAPRLLHYVASKGAVISMTRSLSRELGEDGITVNALAPGLVRVPATDYVPEQRKQFYVDGAAIRRPQVPQDTVGGAVFLLSDASAFISGQILPVNGGLISA; encoded by the coding sequence ATGGCGATTGAACTGGTAGATCGGACGATCTTGGTCAGCGGCGGCGCACGGGGCCTGGGAGCGGCTTTCGCGCAGGCTTGCGCAGAAGCTGGCGCGCGTCTCGCAATCGCGGATATCGATGGCGAGGGCGCCGCCAGCACCGCGCAGCAACTTCGCGCGAACGGTTGCGACGCCGAGGGCTTCGCGGTGGATATCGCCGATGCCGATTCCGTCACTGCGCTCTCGGCCGAAGTCGAGCGACGCATGGGCGGGATCGACGGGCTGCTCAACAACGCAGCGCTGGCGACCGGTATCGGTGGCAAGACCTTCGAGGAAATCGACATCGATCAGTGGGACCAGGTCATGCGCATCAACGTGCGCGGCACCTGGCTGATGACCAGGGCTTTCGCGCCCATGCTGCGCCGTTCCGCCAAGGGCGGGCGTGTGCTCAACATTGCCTCGGACACTGCACTCTGGGGCGCGCCGCGCCTGTTGCACTATGTCGCGAGCAAGGGTGCGGTAATCAGCATGACGCGCTCGCTCTCACGCGAACTGGGCGAGGACGGGATCACCGTCAACGCGCTTGCGCCCGGGCTCGTGCGGGTCCCGGCGACCGACTATGTGCCCGAGCAGCGCAAGCAGTTCTACGTGGACGGTGCCGCGATTCGCCGCCCGCAAGTGCCGCAGGATACCGTCGGCGGGGCCGTGTTCCTGCTCAGCGATGCCAGCGCGTTCATTTCAGGACAAATCTTGCCGGTGAATGGCGGCCTGATTTCCGCCTGA
- a CDS encoding NADP-dependent oxidoreductase, with protein MSPTANRAWILRSRPQEQVSVDDFAYSEDIGLPPELEDNQILVRNRLFSCAPTIRNWLNEPGKSYRGSIALGDPIRGLTGAEVLQSRHPAYAAGDLVTAISPWQDFAVLSPDGAPVPVTRMEEGMTLLDAMTLYSANSLTAFAGLVEVGRARAGETVMVSGAAGSVGAMACQIARNLGCRVIGIAGGGEKCTWLREICGVDAVDYKAGDLRGQIRALDAGKVNLFFDNVGGAALDVAVDYMAPFGRIVVSGQVSSYDRADVARGPDMMKLVYGRLQISGFLVGDHASHYPEMWAQLRQWAADGELQVRIDRREGFDQLPSAFVDLFRGVNQGTLVVDAS; from the coding sequence TTGAGCCCCACCGCCAACCGCGCCTGGATCCTTCGCAGCCGACCGCAGGAGCAGGTGTCGGTCGACGATTTCGCGTATAGCGAGGATATTGGCCTTCCGCCCGAGCTCGAGGACAACCAGATCCTCGTGCGAAATCGCCTGTTCTCCTGCGCGCCGACTATTCGCAATTGGCTAAATGAGCCAGGCAAGAGCTATCGCGGATCGATCGCTCTGGGTGATCCCATCCGCGGGCTGACGGGCGCGGAAGTGCTGCAGTCCCGCCATCCGGCATATGCGGCGGGTGATCTGGTCACTGCCATATCCCCTTGGCAGGATTTCGCGGTCCTTAGTCCAGACGGGGCGCCTGTGCCGGTGACGCGCATGGAGGAGGGCATGACCCTCCTGGATGCGATGACGCTGTACTCTGCCAACAGTCTGACCGCATTCGCCGGGCTGGTGGAGGTCGGACGTGCACGTGCAGGCGAAACGGTGATGGTTTCCGGCGCGGCGGGGTCTGTAGGCGCCATGGCCTGTCAGATCGCGCGCAACCTCGGCTGCCGCGTAATCGGCATTGCCGGAGGCGGGGAAAAATGCACATGGCTACGCGAGATCTGCGGCGTGGACGCTGTCGATTACAAGGCCGGCGATCTTAGAGGACAGATCCGCGCACTTGATGCGGGAAAAGTGAACCTGTTCTTCGACAACGTCGGCGGCGCGGCACTTGATGTGGCGGTGGACTACATGGCTCCGTTCGGTCGCATCGTCGTATCCGGACAGGTCTCAAGTTATGACCGTGCGGACGTAGCTCGTGGTCCCGATATGATGAAGCTGGTTTATGGACGGTTGCAAATTTCCGGTTTTCTCGTTGGGGACCACGCGTCGCACTATCCTGAAATGTGGGCGCAGCTACGCCAATGGGCGGCTGACGGCGAACTCCAGGTCAGGATTGACCGGCGAGAGGGGTTCGATCAGCTGCCTTCAGCATTCGTCGATCTTTTCCGGGGCGTCAATCAGGGAACGTTGGTGGTTGATGCATCGTAG
- a CDS encoding 3-hydroxyacyl-CoA dehydrogenase NAD-binding domain-containing protein → MKHAAVTRSRDGVAVVTLDNPPVNALSAALRWATLSELRTACADDAVKAIVLICAGRTFIAGADIAEFDQPPQEPSFAQLFDAIENAPKPVIAAIHGQALGGGFELSLVCHYRVAAQSARVGLPEVHLGLLPGAGGTQRVPRITGAEVALEIITSGRSVGSAEAFALGLVDRVSADSALQDDAVDFARQIVAEGAARPRVRDREDKIAKDRNRPEMFEAFRKANARRFKGFKAPDGIIAAVEGAVTLPFEDGMALETQLFEGLLATNESAAQRHAFFAVRGTAHIPDLGRDVPVVDVKAVGIIGAGTMGGGIAMNFLNAGIPVTMVETAAAALDRGVATIRRIYEASARKGRLSAEQVGQRMGLLSPSLDYEELRNADLIVEAVFESMAVKKQVFAQLDAVARPGAILASNTSFLDLDEIANATSRPESVIGLHFFSPANVMRLVEVVRGEATAPAFVATAMKLAKRIGKVPVLSRVCPGFIANRLMAPRGEQAELLALEGTPIADIDATLRDYGFAMGHFQMMDLVGLDVVGRDGTERTIMGDLVAMERLGQKRNGGFYDYDDQRTAHPSKISADVIAAVAESRGIAPSPTSDREALLEALLLPVVNEGAKILQEQVALRSADIDVAAMLGYNWPVHTGGPMFWANTIGLGRVVAGLRELESRHGSAFRPAAMLEQLALDGGRL, encoded by the coding sequence GTGAAGCACGCAGCCGTTACCCGAAGCCGCGATGGCGTGGCCGTCGTGACCCTCGACAATCCGCCGGTGAACGCGCTTTCCGCCGCGCTGCGATGGGCTACACTATCAGAGCTGCGAACTGCGTGTGCGGACGACGCGGTCAAGGCGATAGTGCTCATCTGCGCAGGTCGCACTTTCATCGCCGGAGCGGACATCGCCGAATTCGATCAGCCGCCGCAGGAGCCCAGTTTCGCGCAGCTGTTCGACGCGATCGAGAATGCGCCCAAGCCAGTCATTGCCGCCATTCACGGACAGGCACTAGGCGGTGGCTTCGAACTGAGCCTTGTCTGCCATTATCGGGTGGCTGCCCAAAGCGCACGGGTCGGGCTCCCTGAAGTGCATCTCGGTCTGCTGCCCGGCGCTGGCGGGACGCAGCGCGTGCCCCGCATAACCGGCGCCGAAGTGGCACTGGAGATCATCACCTCCGGACGTTCGGTCGGCTCGGCAGAGGCGTTTGCCCTGGGGCTTGTGGACCGCGTCAGCGCGGACAGCGCCCTACAGGACGATGCCGTGGATTTTGCCCGCCAGATCGTTGCCGAGGGTGCTGCTCGCCCGCGAGTGCGCGATCGAGAAGACAAGATCGCTAAGGACCGCAACCGCCCCGAAATGTTCGAGGCCTTTCGAAAGGCAAACGCGCGGCGTTTCAAAGGATTCAAGGCTCCCGATGGCATCATCGCCGCCGTGGAGGGTGCCGTGACCCTTCCTTTCGAGGATGGGATGGCGCTTGAGACGCAGCTGTTCGAAGGCCTTCTTGCGACGAACGAATCTGCGGCCCAGCGTCATGCCTTCTTTGCTGTGCGTGGCACCGCTCATATCCCCGATCTCGGACGGGATGTGCCCGTGGTGGATGTAAAGGCAGTCGGCATAATCGGCGCGGGGACGATGGGCGGCGGCATAGCCATGAATTTCCTGAACGCCGGTATTCCCGTAACGATGGTTGAAACCGCCGCCGCGGCGTTGGATCGCGGCGTTGCCACAATCCGCCGGATCTACGAGGCATCTGCTCGCAAGGGTCGCCTGTCGGCCGAACAGGTGGGACAGCGCATGGGCCTTTTGTCGCCCTCGCTGGACTACGAAGAACTGCGCAATGCGGATCTCATCGTCGAAGCCGTGTTTGAAAGCATGGCAGTCAAAAAGCAGGTTTTTGCGCAGCTCGACGCTGTAGCCCGGCCGGGCGCGATCCTCGCGTCTAACACATCGTTCCTCGATCTCGACGAAATCGCCAACGCGACATCCCGACCCGAAAGCGTCATCGGATTGCATTTCTTCTCGCCCGCAAATGTGATGCGGCTTGTCGAGGTGGTGCGCGGGGAAGCGACGGCGCCGGCCTTCGTGGCGACGGCGATGAAGCTGGCCAAGCGGATCGGAAAGGTGCCGGTGCTCAGCCGCGTCTGTCCGGGCTTCATCGCCAATCGCCTGATGGCACCGCGAGGCGAACAGGCCGAGCTGCTGGCGTTGGAAGGCACACCGATCGCCGACATCGATGCGACCTTGCGCGATTACGGCTTCGCGATGGGGCATTTCCAGATGATGGATCTGGTTGGACTGGATGTTGTAGGCCGCGACGGTACCGAACGCACGATCATGGGCGATCTCGTCGCGATGGAACGGCTGGGGCAAAAGCGCAATGGCGGCTTCTACGATTACGACGACCAGCGCACTGCGCATCCCTCAAAGATTTCAGCCGACGTCATCGCAGCGGTGGCTGAAAGTCGCGGTATAGCCCCATCTCCGACGAGCGACCGCGAGGCCTTGTTGGAGGCTTTGTTGCTGCCGGTCGTCAATGAGGGGGCGAAGATTCTTCAGGAGCAGGTCGCGCTGCGTTCGGCGGACATCGATGTTGCGGCGATGCTTGGCTATAATTGGCCGGTGCATACGGGAGGACCGATGTTTTGGGCGAATACCATTGGGCTCGGTCGCGTCGTGGCAGGCTTGCGCGAATTAGAATCTCGCCATGGTAGTGCTTTCCGTCCTGCAGCCATGCTCGAACAACTGGCCTTGGACGGAGGCAGGCTTTGA
- a CDS encoding class I adenylate-forming enzyme family protein, with translation MQVASSRGRRSWSTEDNPLPDALTHPPFVWDDRRLWPQFEALAIAEPDALALVDCADTLWTRGQMQALARDVAQRLQSIGMRAGHRILVPAYKTPWTIAVALAVSALGGVFCPYSPKLGEGDQAALEALLGHFARVDGMATGEIEIALAAGPYSSDDRDGQAVLIGFTSGTTGVPKGVMHGATALNYATRACSAIAGLQPGDAILGIVPLDSAPGFTFTAHFAFSLGHPLVLVDPWIPAEALRRAELYGCGWAIAVPTHLFTMVEAARQGEWGGTLPLRAMAVGGSAMTAELIADAERLLGLKALRMFGMSECMGHASTRPDHSLERRQIFDGMPFTGTQEEAFDANLGPLPRGERGQAGVKGPSLFLGYAAGLGAGQERMTPDGYLLTGDEIIRDDDGFVRVVGRIKDQIIRGGFNIDPAEVEAVLLRHPRIAEVAVVAVPHRKLGEQACAVCKLRPGEGIVDLSAVLEHMAGQGVSRKKWPEHLLLVETMEVTATGKLDKKAMAARAVTEIGERVA, from the coding sequence ATGCAGGTAGCTTCATCACGGGGCAGACGTTCTTGGTCGACGGAGGACAATCCCTTGCCTGACGCGCTGACCCATCCGCCGTTTGTCTGGGACGACCGCCGCCTGTGGCCGCAGTTCGAGGCTTTGGCCATCGCAGAACCCGATGCTTTGGCCCTTGTCGATTGCGCGGATACGCTGTGGACGCGTGGACAGATGCAGGCCCTGGCGCGTGATGTGGCGCAACGTCTGCAGAGCATCGGCATGCGCGCAGGCCATCGCATCCTCGTCCCCGCCTACAAGACGCCGTGGACGATCGCCGTGGCACTGGCGGTATCGGCGCTCGGCGGCGTGTTCTGCCCCTATTCACCAAAGCTGGGCGAAGGCGACCAGGCCGCGCTCGAAGCGCTGCTGGGGCATTTCGCGCGGGTCGACGGTATGGCGACAGGCGAAATCGAGATTGCATTGGCGGCCGGCCCCTATTCGTCGGACGATCGCGATGGCCAGGCTGTGCTGATCGGCTTCACATCCGGCACCACGGGCGTCCCCAAAGGCGTCATGCACGGCGCAACGGCATTGAATTACGCCACAAGAGCCTGCTCAGCGATTGCAGGACTGCAGCCTGGCGACGCGATCCTTGGCATCGTGCCATTGGATAGTGCGCCCGGGTTCACCTTCACGGCTCATTTCGCATTCTCGTTGGGGCATCCGCTCGTGCTGGTCGATCCCTGGATCCCGGCGGAAGCGCTGCGCCGCGCCGAGCTTTACGGTTGCGGGTGGGCGATTGCCGTGCCGACCCACCTGTTCACGATGGTCGAGGCTGCGCGGCAGGGCGAGTGGGGCGGAACCCTGCCGCTACGCGCCATGGCCGTGGGCGGCAGCGCGATGACGGCCGAGCTGATCGCCGATGCTGAACGCCTGCTTGGTCTCAAGGCGCTGCGCATGTTCGGGATGTCTGAATGTATGGGCCATGCCTCGACGCGGCCCGATCATTCCCTCGAACGTCGGCAGATCTTCGATGGCATGCCGTTCACCGGTACACAGGAAGAGGCATTCGACGCCAACTTGGGCCCACTCCCTCGGGGTGAACGGGGGCAGGCCGGGGTTAAGGGGCCGTCGCTGTTCCTTGGCTACGCAGCAGGACTGGGAGCTGGCCAGGAGCGGATGACGCCGGATGGCTATCTGCTGACCGGAGACGAGATCATCCGCGACGATGATGGGTTTGTTCGCGTCGTCGGTCGCATCAAGGATCAGATCATCCGGGGCGGTTTCAATATCGACCCAGCGGAAGTCGAGGCGGTTCTGCTACGCCATCCGCGTATCGCTGAAGTTGCGGTGGTTGCGGTTCCGCACCGGAAGCTGGGTGAGCAGGCCTGCGCCGTGTGCAAGTTGAGGCCGGGCGAGGGGATCGTCGACCTGTCCGCGGTGCTTGAGCACATGGCAGGGCAGGGTGTGTCGCGCAAGAAGTGGCCGGAACATCTGCTGCTGGTGGAGACGATGGAAGTCACCGCCACCGGAAAGCTGGACAAGAAGGCGATGGCGGCCCGCGCCGTCACCGAAATCGGCGAGCGCGTCGCCTGA
- a CDS encoding SDR family NAD(P)-dependent oxidoreductase, translating to MPDLSPGFTADRFRLDGRRALITGGRGALAEAMAATLADLGCAVALASRHEEECAASAAALTERFSVPAMGLGCDISSEDSVEATVASVVERLGGLDILVNNAGASWWGLPQDIPLKGWQKVMDVNVTGTFLACRHAARHMIGQGGGAIVNIASVGAFISYRPQNGQVVPYTTSKAAIVHLTSDLAAQWAADGIRVNAIAPGSIETGMTQTLDAQTQERTRAAILLGRFGKPEEVSGMLALLASDAGSFITGQTFLVDGGQSLA from the coding sequence ATGCCTGATCTCTCTCCCGGTTTCACCGCCGACCGGTTCCGGCTGGATGGCAGGCGCGCCCTGATTACCGGGGGGCGCGGCGCACTGGCCGAGGCGATGGCGGCCACGCTTGCCGACCTTGGCTGCGCGGTTGCCCTGGCATCGCGCCACGAAGAGGAGTGCGCGGCTTCGGCCGCCGCTCTGACCGAGCGTTTCTCGGTGCCCGCGATGGGGCTTGGCTGCGACATCTCCAGCGAGGATTCGGTGGAGGCCACCGTAGCATCCGTCGTGGAGCGGCTCGGCGGGCTGGACATTCTGGTCAACAACGCGGGCGCCTCCTGGTGGGGGCTGCCGCAGGATATCCCGCTCAAGGGGTGGCAGAAGGTGATGGACGTCAACGTCACCGGCACGTTCCTGGCCTGTCGCCATGCGGCGCGGCACATGATCGGGCAGGGCGGCGGCGCCATCGTCAACATCGCCTCGGTCGGGGCCTTCATCTCCTACCGCCCGCAGAACGGGCAGGTCGTGCCTTACACCACCAGCAAGGCCGCGATCGTGCATCTGACTTCCGATCTCGCCGCGCAGTGGGCCGCCGACGGCATCCGGGTCAACGCCATCGCGCCGGGTTCCATCGAAACCGGGATGACCCAGACGCTTGATGCCCAGACGCAGGAGCGGACCCGCGCCGCGATACTGCTGGGCAGGTTCGGCAAGCCGGAAGAGGTGTCCGGCATGTTGGCCCTGCTGGCCTCCGATGCAGGTAGCTTCATCACGGGGCAGACGTTCTTGGTCGACGGAGGACAATCCCTTGCCTGA
- a CDS encoding EthD domain-containing protein — protein sequence MAVSMVVVASRPPDWTQEQFTAWWRGPHAAAARVLPGLIAYRHGVVTKDFDNPDGTGWDGHAVLTFADQQALDAAFASPEWATATEQTKGMRGRRIILITQEVDLLEEGADA from the coding sequence ATGGCGGTCAGCATGGTCGTGGTGGCCAGTCGGCCGCCGGATTGGACGCAGGAACAGTTCACCGCCTGGTGGCGCGGCCCTCACGCCGCCGCTGCCAGGGTGCTGCCGGGCCTTATCGCCTATCGGCACGGGGTCGTGACCAAGGACTTCGACAATCCAGATGGAACCGGCTGGGACGGCCACGCCGTGCTGACCTTCGCCGATCAGCAGGCACTGGATGCAGCTTTCGCCTCGCCTGAATGGGCGACGGCGACCGAGCAGACTAAGGGCATGCGCGGTCGGCGCATTATCCTGATCACGCAGGAAGTGGACCTGCTTGAGGAGGGCGCCGATGCCTGA
- a CDS encoding enoyl-CoA hydratase/isomerase family protein: MTLEKDVIQYEVADNGICTIWLNRPHVKNCVSPQLLRDLEVAVDRAAEDDKVLAVVFRGRGNTFCAGADLGQLVGPVLHETSTSLQLAIDSARTYDKIYNMKKPTIACVEGYAVAGGFELFISCDFGIAADDAKIGDFHIRRALFGGAGPIYRLPRYIGMRKSKELMLTGKLLSGTECVEWGLCNASAPSGEALEQLIQDFCAPLIDKSPFCMWMTKMAVNRGMDADTNSLITLETMTCNVVHHSADAKEGVAAFLEKRQPVWTGK, translated from the coding sequence GTGACACTCGAAAAAGACGTCATTCAGTACGAAGTCGCCGATAACGGCATCTGCACGATCTGGCTGAACCGCCCCCATGTGAAGAACTGCGTCAGCCCGCAGCTTCTGCGTGACCTCGAAGTGGCGGTCGACCGCGCGGCGGAGGACGACAAGGTGCTCGCCGTGGTGTTCCGTGGCCGCGGCAACACCTTCTGCGCCGGTGCCGACCTTGGCCAGCTGGTCGGGCCGGTTCTTCACGAGACCAGCACCTCGCTGCAGCTCGCGATCGATTCGGCGCGCACCTACGACAAGATCTACAACATGAAGAAGCCGACGATCGCTTGCGTCGAGGGCTATGCGGTTGCGGGCGGCTTCGAGCTGTTCATCTCGTGCGATTTCGGCATTGCCGCCGATGACGCCAAGATCGGCGACTTCCACATCCGCCGCGCGCTGTTCGGCGGTGCCGGGCCGATCTATCGCCTGCCGCGCTACATCGGCATGCGCAAGTCCAAGGAACTGATGCTGACCGGCAAGCTGCTGTCCGGCACCGAATGCGTCGAATGGGGCCTTTGCAACGCGTCCGCCCCCAGCGGTGAGGCTCTCGAACAGCTGATCCAGGACTTCTGCGCACCGCTGATCGACAAGAGCCCGTTCTGCATGTGGATGACCAAGATGGCGGTCAACCGCGGCATGGATGCGGATACCAATTCGCTGATCACGCTGGAAACGATGACCTGCAACGTCGTCCATCACTCCGCCGATGCGAAGGAAGGTGTCGCCGCGTTTCTCGAAAAGCGCCAGCCGGTCTGGACGGGCAAGTAA
- a CDS encoding carboxymuconolactone decarboxylase family protein, whose product MDDPLLRGHAPYTLAGYAAFRAVVDTDGAVPAKYKALFAAVAAIDRHQPDLAQREMGRGVDLGLTRTEATAGLIVLASLRGEGAAGTFSAILAECFDTVSLPEPQPLPTAAAGEAVDNFTAYFGTVPTPLAQLLRLSPAAADGYYLMRRGSIDANPLSPKYGELLLLAILAAGYSPMAATHVRGARNAGASDEEIAEAVLCAVPSAGIAAWMAVGAMLAPPEEGGIPR is encoded by the coding sequence ATGGATGACCCTCTGCTGCGCGGCCATGCGCCTTACACTTTGGCGGGCTACGCAGCATTCCGCGCTGTCGTGGATACCGACGGCGCGGTGCCGGCCAAATACAAGGCGCTATTCGCCGCAGTCGCCGCGATTGACCGTCATCAGCCGGATCTGGCGCAGCGCGAAATGGGACGCGGCGTGGATCTGGGCCTGACGCGTACCGAAGCCACGGCGGGGCTGATCGTGCTTGCCAGTCTCAGGGGCGAGGGGGCCGCGGGCACGTTCAGCGCGATTCTCGCCGAGTGTTTCGATACGGTTTCGCTCCCCGAGCCACAACCGCTGCCCACTGCCGCAGCAGGAGAGGCCGTGGACAACTTCACCGCCTACTTCGGCACCGTTCCGACGCCGCTCGCGCAGCTTCTGCGGCTCAGCCCGGCGGCGGCGGACGGGTATTATCTCATGCGTCGGGGCAGCATCGACGCCAATCCGTTGTCACCCAAATATGGCGAACTGCTGCTGCTGGCGATCCTTGCTGCGGGTTATAGCCCGATGGCGGCAACCCATGTGCGCGGGGCCCGCAATGCAGGCGCCAGCGACGAGGAAATCGCCGAAGCGGTGCTCTGTGCCGTTCCGTCTGCAGGTATCGCAGCGTGGATGGCGGTGGGCGCCATGCTCGCACCGCCAGAGGAAGGCGGCATTCCACGCTGA